From one Treponema denticola genomic stretch:
- a CDS encoding ATP-binding protein translates to MNMDFSRKLPIGLQSFKDLREKEFLYVDKSEYVFRLAGASKVYFLSRPRRFGKSLFLSTLEAYFLGQKELFKGLAIEKLEEAEKGKREIWQEYPVFYLDFNVGKYDCIEALNENLHFFLKEKEDEYNLQPEDMSYAKRFSVLLKTAYEKTGKQVVVLIDEYDKPLLYSMDNEALNEEYRAVLKSFYSVLKTADQYIRLAFLTGVTKFSKVSIFSDLNNLNDISLKPQFAGICGITHTELLNTFEPEIRALAQANELSYEECIKTLQQKYDGYCFSPETERMYNPFSLLNVFDGNQFDYYWFATGTPTFLVKALKKGDYHIPDLDGNVEMTSAGLSDYRTEAGSEIPVLFQAGYLTIKGYDKLLHLYRLGFPNDEVRYGFLYNLFPSYCNVVYADGPFCIAQFYRDIIAGRLEEFMQRLKSIMASLPYDNIKKDSDESLALREHNFQVCIYLVFALLGQFIELEIPVANGRTDAVIKTETAIYIFEFKLKESAEAALKQIKEKNYAERFKAENKKIMLIGVSFDAEEKTVGEWITEEV, encoded by the coding sequence ATGAATATGGATTTTAGCAGGAAACTGCCTATAGGACTACAGAGTTTTAAGGATTTGCGTGAAAAAGAATTTCTTTATGTGGATAAAAGCGAATATGTTTTCCGGCTTGCCGGCGCAAGCAAGGTTTACTTTTTAAGCCGCCCCCGCAGATTTGGAAAAAGCCTTTTCCTTTCTACATTAGAAGCATACTTTTTGGGACAAAAAGAATTGTTTAAAGGTTTGGCAATCGAAAAACTTGAAGAAGCCGAAAAGGGAAAAAGAGAAATTTGGCAGGAATATCCCGTTTTTTACTTGGACTTTAATGTCGGAAAATATGACTGCATTGAAGCTTTGAATGAAAACCTCCACTTTTTTTTAAAAGAAAAGGAAGACGAATATAATTTACAACCTGAAGATATGTCCTATGCAAAAAGATTTTCCGTTTTATTAAAAACTGCTTATGAAAAAACCGGAAAACAGGTTGTCGTTTTAATTGACGAGTATGATAAGCCTCTTTTATATTCTATGGATAATGAAGCCTTAAATGAAGAATACAGAGCCGTCCTAAAATCATTTTATTCGGTTCTAAAAACAGCCGACCAATATATACGCTTGGCATTTTTAACCGGAGTTACTAAATTCAGTAAGGTAAGTATTTTCAGCGACTTAAACAACTTAAACGATATAAGTTTAAAACCTCAATTTGCAGGTATCTGCGGAATAACTCATACGGAATTATTAAACACCTTTGAACCGGAAATAAGGGCCTTAGCCCAAGCTAACGAATTAAGCTATGAAGAGTGCATCAAAACCTTACAGCAAAAATATGACGGATATTGTTTTTCGCCCGAAACGGAAAGAATGTACAATCCATTCAGCTTGCTCAATGTTTTTGATGGAAATCAGTTTGACTATTATTGGTTTGCAACTGGAACGCCTACCTTTTTGGTAAAAGCCTTAAAAAAAGGGGACTACCATATTCCCGACTTAGACGGAAATGTAGAGATGACCTCTGCAGGTTTGTCGGATTACAGGACTGAAGCAGGTTCCGAAATACCCGTATTGTTTCAAGCAGGATATTTAACGATTAAGGGCTATGATAAACTCTTACACCTTTATAGATTAGGCTTTCCAAACGATGAAGTTAGGTACGGCTTTTTGTATAATCTTTTTCCGAGTTATTGCAATGTGGTTTATGCGGATGGGCCTTTTTGTATTGCTCAGTTTTATCGGGACATAATTGCGGGAAGATTAGAAGAGTTTATGCAAAGGTTAAAGTCAATAATGGCAAGCCTTCCCTACGACAATATAAAAAAAGATAGCGATGAAAGCCTCGCATTGAGAGAGCATAATTTTCAAGTCTGCATTTATTTGGTTTTTGCCCTCTTGGGACAGTTTATCGAGCTTGAAATACCTGTCGCTAACGGAAGAACCGATGCCGTTATAAAAACCGAAACGGCTATTTATATTTTTGAGTTTAAGTTAAAAGAAAGTGCGGAAGCTGCCTTAAAGCAAATCAAAGAAAAAAACTATGCCGAAAGATTCAAGGCCGAAAACAAAAAGATAATGCTCATCGGTGTCAGCTTTGACGCAGAAGAAAAAACCGTCGGGGAGTGGATTACGGAAGAAGTATAA
- a CDS encoding fumarate hydratase yields the protein MHIVEAKKITEEVKRMAIEAAYYLPQDVLTSLKMSREAEKWSLARDTLDQIIENADIAKNTNSPMCQDTGMAVVFVTIGQDVHIEGGYIEDAINEGVRQGYTEGYLRKSVVADPVYNRVNTKDNTPAVIHYNIVPGDKLHIMFAGKGFGSENMSRLGMLKPSDGLEGVKKFILETVELAGPNPCPPIVVGVGIGGTVDKVTLIAKKALMRPMDSYNPDPFYANLEKEMLEKVNALGIGPQGYGGKTTALRVLIETYPTHIAGLPICVNINCHATRHKEVTL from the coding sequence ATGCACATTGTAGAAGCAAAAAAAATTACGGAAGAAGTTAAGAGGATGGCTATTGAAGCCGCTTATTATCTTCCGCAAGATGTATTGACAAGTTTAAAGATGTCGCGGGAAGCGGAGAAATGGAGCTTAGCCCGTGATACTCTCGATCAGATTATAGAAAACGCCGATATTGCAAAAAATACGAATTCGCCCATGTGCCAAGATACGGGAATGGCCGTAGTTTTTGTTACGATTGGGCAAGACGTTCACATTGAAGGCGGCTATATTGAAGATGCTATAAATGAGGGCGTAAGACAGGGTTACACGGAAGGTTATTTAAGAAAATCCGTTGTTGCCGATCCCGTTTACAACAGGGTAAACACAAAGGATAATACTCCTGCCGTAATCCATTATAATATTGTACCCGGCGATAAACTTCATATTATGTTTGCAGGAAAGGGCTTCGGCTCCGAAAACATGTCCCGCCTTGGAATGTTAAAACCCTCCGACGGTCTTGAGGGGGTAAAAAAATTCATATTGGAAACTGTAGAACTTGCAGGGCCCAACCCCTGTCCTCCCATAGTTGTAGGTGTCGGAATAGGCGGTACCGTAGATAAGGTAACCTTAATAGCAAAAAAAGCCTTGATGAGACCGATGGATAGTTATAATCCCGATCCTTTCTATGCTAACCTCGAAAAAGAAATGCTTGAGAAGGTAAACGCCTTAGGGATAGGCCCCCAAGGTTACGGAGGCAAGACTACGGCTTTAAGGGTTTTAATCGAAACCTATCCCACACATATTGCAGGTCTTCCTATTTGTGTAAATATAAACTGTCATGCAACACGCCATAAGGAAGTTACTTTATAA
- a CDS encoding Fe-S-containing hydro-lyase — MSEMKKLTTPFTREDLKDVKAGDIVLLNGYIYTGRDAAHKRLCELLEKGEKLPIDVKGAVMYYVGPSPAKPGEPIGSAGPTTSYRMDAYTPQLLDEGLMAMVGKGKRNDEVVAKIIEHGACYFAAIGGAAALIKSRIKSAEVICYEDLGAEAVRKLYVEDFPVTCIIDSKGNNLYKLGREEYLKSLN; from the coding sequence ATGTCTGAGATGAAAAAACTTACAACACCCTTTACAAGGGAAGATTTAAAAGATGTTAAGGCCGGAGATATTGTTTTATTAAACGGCTATATTTATACGGGAAGAGATGCAGCTCACAAACGCCTATGCGAACTTTTAGAAAAGGGAGAAAAACTCCCCATAGATGTAAAGGGAGCTGTCATGTACTATGTAGGGCCTAGCCCTGCAAAGCCCGGAGAGCCCATAGGTTCTGCAGGGCCTACAACCAGTTACCGAATGGATGCCTACACACCTCAGCTTTTAGATGAGGGGCTTATGGCTATGGTCGGAAAAGGAAAAAGAAACGATGAGGTAGTTGCAAAAATAATAGAACATGGAGCTTGTTATTTTGCCGCCATCGGAGGAGCCGCTGCTTTGATTAAAAGCCGAATTAAATCTGCCGAGGTTATCTGCTATGAAGATTTGGGAGCTGAAGCTGTCCGTAAGCTCTATGTTGAAGATTTTCCCGTAACCTGCATAATCGATTCCAAGGGGAACAACCTTTATAAACTGGGACGCGAAGAATACCTAAAAAGCCTAAATTAA
- the citX gene encoding citrate lyase holo-[acyl-carrier protein] synthase, producing MSLSLLEKREKTDFFEKELLSRFPFKTLVVIRANIPGGKKGSIESNWIVYRIFLECKKKMAPLKIFHSYTDEEGLIFFLIVNAPPLEVKALSIKIEDNESLGRLADIDVLTEEKLFSRNDFPQNNERRKCFLCEKDAVICARSRTHSQKEIMDFILKKVHEDWSLKKQEDDRPNGLSNDPSYDGAIFELLGNLTESSLLAELCRPLGFGCVTANSQGSHKDMDLLLMLKCIPLIGNAIKNLSGKDCESFEALREYGKKQEKKLFDLTGGVNTYKGALFLLLILNACTFRIIKEKKAFADLSKEIADFSLPLKKDFELKACSPSSLQAFNNLGSGGVRGLALSGFAEHFQNWLPLYKKTFSEGGDFVKIIVKMIETTCDTTIIKRKGEKALLEVQKKAQELLCIKDKSIQEIAIAEFSAWCEKNNISTGGTADKIIILYNIDIILNICYNFRAYRGKYENGIDLKNR from the coding sequence ATGAGTTTATCTTTATTGGAAAAAAGAGAAAAAACCGATTTTTTTGAAAAAGAACTTTTAAGCCGTTTTCCTTTTAAAACACTTGTAGTAATCAGAGCCAATATTCCGGGCGGAAAGAAGGGCTCAATCGAATCGAATTGGATTGTATACCGCATTTTTTTGGAATGTAAAAAAAAGATGGCTCCGCTAAAAATTTTTCATTCCTACACCGATGAAGAAGGCTTAATCTTTTTTTTGATTGTAAATGCACCTCCCTTGGAAGTGAAAGCTTTGAGCATAAAAATTGAAGATAATGAATCCCTTGGCCGTCTTGCCGATATCGATGTTTTAACTGAGGAAAAACTTTTTTCGCGTAATGATTTTCCCCAAAATAATGAGAGGCGGAAATGTTTTTTATGCGAAAAAGATGCCGTGATCTGTGCTAGGAGCCGTACCCATTCCCAAAAAGAAATAATGGATTTTATCTTAAAAAAAGTTCATGAAGATTGGTCTTTAAAAAAACAGGAAGATGACCGGCCTAATGGCCTGTCTAACGACCCGTCTTATGACGGGGCTATTTTTGAACTTTTAGGCAATTTAACAGAAAGCTCCCTCCTTGCAGAGCTTTGCCGTCCATTGGGCTTCGGCTGTGTTACGGCTAATTCCCAAGGCTCCCACAAGGATATGGATCTTTTACTCATGCTAAAATGTATTCCTCTAATAGGGAATGCAATTAAAAATTTAAGCGGAAAAGATTGCGAATCCTTTGAAGCCCTGCGTGAATACGGAAAAAAACAAGAAAAAAAACTTTTCGATTTAACGGGCGGGGTAAACACCTATAAGGGTGCTTTATTTTTGCTTCTTATATTAAATGCCTGCACATTCCGTATAATAAAAGAAAAAAAAGCTTTCGCCGATTTAAGCAAAGAAATTGCAGATTTTTCTCTTCCCCTAAAAAAAGATTTTGAACTTAAAGCCTGCTCCCCGTCTTCTTTACAAGCCTTTAATAATTTGGGGAGCGGGGGAGTGAGGGGCTTAGCTCTTTCAGGCTTTGCAGAACACTTTCAAAATTGGCTTCCCCTCTACAAAAAAACTTTTTCGGAAGGCGGGGACTTTGTAAAAATTATTGTTAAGATGATTGAAACTACCTGCGACACTACAATTATAAAACGCAAGGGCGAAAAAGCCTTACTTGAGGTACAAAAAAAAGCTCAAGAATTGCTTTGCATAAAGGATAAATCAATTCAAGAAATCGCTATAGCGGAATTCTCGGCATGGTGCGAAAAAAACAATATCTCAACAGGAGGAACGGCAGATAAAATTATCATTTTGTACAATATAGATATTATTTTGAATATATGTTATAATTTTAGGGCTTATAGGGGGAAATATGAAAACGGAATTGATCTTAAAAATAGATAA
- a CDS encoding fibronectin type III domain-containing protein yields the protein MKKYFFGLAVFTIIIGTLFTGCETLESGKGEKQPYFSEKNEQKFLRQDQQIRFTTEGLSEKIQFTKDGKRLMLPVSYQEAEQIFGFDEEEIEWLNSNSGDKLWTRMNKVLNTNKKQWPLQAAETNDWGGNVLYILYLADFINVYEDKAPTMVDMTNAPDWFKEVLAYRKTVPNYGKTEKDFSINTLNAKIKAGNKEVVVSWTTNKYLKGVIIEWYHDEYMNRKKITITDGSTKYVFKDLQNLRPYKFKVSFADNSGEIIKKTYWMRATPRSGDINKDYIKGTSDFVNAKYELLLTEDYNISCYDWGRDVNKIAFSKDGKMILVPNKFLKPENIFDYTKEEMGYKDIFWTRMEKVLKTEDKQTSYFAVSAGENGNVLWLLYCADFLNIYQKKLPGMVDLSNAPDWFKTLMEQRKNSPDSYVKDEYK from the coding sequence ATGAAAAAATATTTTTTTGGTTTGGCTGTATTTACAATTATTATAGGTACTTTGTTTACAGGATGTGAGACACTTGAAAGCGGAAAGGGAGAAAAACAACCTTATTTTAGCGAAAAAAATGAGCAAAAGTTTCTTAGACAGGATCAACAAATAAGGTTTACAACCGAGGGGCTTTCAGAGAAAATACAATTTACAAAAGACGGTAAAAGGCTTATGCTTCCCGTGTCTTATCAAGAAGCCGAACAAATATTTGGCTTTGATGAAGAAGAAATTGAATGGTTAAATTCAAATTCAGGTGATAAACTCTGGACAAGAATGAATAAGGTCTTAAACACAAATAAAAAACAATGGCCTCTTCAGGCTGCTGAGACTAATGATTGGGGCGGTAATGTTCTTTATATTTTATACCTTGCAGATTTTATCAATGTTTATGAAGATAAGGCTCCCACAATGGTAGACATGACAAATGCTCCGGACTGGTTTAAAGAAGTATTGGCATACCGCAAAACCGTTCCTAATTACGGTAAAACCGAAAAAGATTTTAGCATTAATACATTAAATGCAAAGATAAAAGCCGGAAACAAGGAAGTCGTTGTTTCATGGACTACAAATAAATATTTAAAAGGTGTTATTATTGAATGGTATCATGATGAGTATATGAATCGTAAAAAAATAACAATTACTGACGGAAGTACTAAATATGTATTTAAGGATTTGCAAAATCTTAGACCTTATAAGTTTAAAGTTAGTTTTGCAGATAATTCCGGAGAGATAATAAAAAAAACATATTGGATGAGGGCTACTCCTAGAAGCGGAGATATAAATAAGGACTATATTAAAGGAACTTCCGACTTTGTAAATGCAAAATATGAACTTTTACTTACTGAAGATTATAATATAAGTTGTTATGACTGGGGTAGGGATGTTAATAAAATTGCCTTTTCTAAAGACGGAAAAATGATATTGGTTCCCAACAAGTTTTTAAAACCTGAAAATATTTTTGACTACACCAAGGAAGAGATGGGATATAAAGATATTTTTTGGACCAGAATGGAAAAAGTGTTAAAGACTGAAGACAAACAGACTAGTTACTTTGCTGTATCAGCCGGCGAAAACGGTAACGTTCTATGGCTCCTTTACTGTGCCGATTTTTTAAATATCTATCAAAAAAAGCTCCCCGGCATGGTCGATTTATCGAATGCCCCCGACTGGTTTAAAACTTTAATGGAACAAAGAAAAAACTCGCCCGATTCTTATGTAAAGGATGAGTATAAATAG
- a CDS encoding citrate lyase ligase — MTNLQKINLELKSQKEKFTALLKENGLIADSLESVYGIFDEADNLAACGGREKNILKCFAVKDEFKGLGLTDEILSALLKDAYGEGYKFFFIFTKRSSVSFFTGAGFINLASSDDSSLLYRGEKTVEEVLKNELFPYCPDGILDSISDEENAAIVMNANPFTLGHRYLIEKALDYCGSKSLLFVFAVETDKSFFSFNDRFMLIKKNTEDLKNVVVLPSSQFLISGATFPSYFLKEKSLISKNQTQLDARIFLKYFVPLFNIKIRFLGEEPLDPSTEIYNQTLLNELPPQCEVKIIKRKKTQNQQIISATQVRKAFQNNSLEEVRSFLPETTYNFLRSLKQKN, encoded by the coding sequence ATGACTAATTTACAAAAAATTAACCTAGAGCTTAAAAGTCAAAAAGAAAAATTTACAGCTCTTTTAAAAGAAAATGGCCTTATTGCGGACTCTCTTGAAAGTGTTTACGGCATTTTTGATGAAGCCGACAATTTGGCCGCTTGCGGAGGGCGGGAAAAAAATATCTTAAAATGCTTTGCCGTAAAAGATGAATTTAAAGGCCTCGGTCTTACCGACGAGATTTTATCGGCCCTCTTAAAAGATGCTTACGGAGAAGGTTATAAGTTCTTTTTTATATTTACAAAAAGATCAAGCGTTTCCTTTTTTACGGGGGCAGGATTTATAAACTTAGCCTCATCGGATGATTCTTCCTTATTATACAGGGGAGAAAAAACCGTAGAGGAGGTTTTAAAGAATGAGCTTTTTCCTTATTGCCCTGACGGTATACTTGACAGTATAAGCGATGAGGAAAATGCAGCCATAGTTATGAATGCAAATCCCTTTACCCTCGGCCACAGATATTTAATAGAAAAAGCCTTAGACTATTGCGGAAGCAAGAGCCTCCTTTTTGTTTTTGCCGTTGAGACAGACAAAAGTTTTTTTTCTTTTAATGACCGTTTTATGCTTATCAAAAAAAATACGGAAGACCTAAAAAATGTAGTAGTGCTTCCCTCATCTCAATTTTTAATAAGCGGAGCAACCTTTCCGTCCTATTTTTTAAAAGAAAAAAGTTTGATAAGCAAAAATCAAACCCAGCTTGACGCAAGGATATTTTTAAAATACTTTGTACCTCTTTTTAATATTAAAATCCGCTTTTTGGGAGAAGAACCCTTAGACCCGAGTACCGAAATATATAATCAAACTCTATTGAATGAACTCCCTCCTCAATGTGAGGTAAAAATAATTAAGCGTAAAAAAACTCAAAATCAGCAAATCATTTCCGCAACGCAGGTTAGAAAAGCATTTCAAAATAATAGTCTTGAAGAAGTGCGTTCCTTTTTACCGGAAACGACTTATAATTTTTTAAGGTCTTTAAAACAAAAAAACTAA
- a CDS encoding TIGR00282 family metallophosphoesterase: protein MNILYIAEITGKAGVWLVKTQLSNLKEKYKADFVIANANSATGSGGLGKQHAVYLKKLGIDCITSGDLIFQKKDLVDDLPKTPHVLRPFNLPSESPGNGWKIFNLNQNKKIAVVSVIGRIGHHKIMAENPFTETEKLVSRLKEEADIIFVDFSSFATAEKQALGFLLSGKVSALIGSGTRVQTADECILENKTAYITDAGRTGSLNSVGGYAIEDKIREYRTCLPDFGKDAWARPVLQGLFIKTDDEGNAIEIKRIFEESELCKDTE from the coding sequence ATGAATATTTTATATATTGCCGAAATTACAGGCAAGGCCGGTGTATGGCTCGTAAAAACACAACTTTCAAATTTAAAAGAAAAATATAAGGCCGATTTTGTTATTGCTAATGCAAATTCGGCTACGGGCTCGGGTGGGCTTGGAAAACAGCATGCCGTCTACTTAAAAAAACTAGGCATCGACTGTATTACTTCAGGAGATTTAATCTTTCAAAAAAAAGACTTGGTAGATGACCTTCCTAAAACGCCCCATGTACTACGCCCCTTTAATTTGCCGTCGGAATCTCCCGGCAACGGATGGAAGATTTTTAATTTAAACCAGAACAAAAAAATAGCCGTCGTTTCAGTCATCGGTAGAATAGGACATCATAAAATAATGGCTGAAAACCCCTTTACTGAAACCGAAAAACTTGTTTCACGATTAAAAGAAGAAGCGGATATCATCTTTGTAGATTTTTCCTCTTTTGCAACTGCCGAAAAACAAGCCCTAGGCTTTTTGCTTTCAGGCAAGGTTTCAGCCCTGATCGGATCGGGAACAAGGGTGCAGACAGCCGATGAGTGTATTTTAGAAAATAAAACCGCCTACATAACGGATGCAGGCAGAACAGGAAGTCTTAATTCGGTCGGCGGATATGCGATTGAAGATAAAATAAGGGAATACCGCACCTGCCTTCCCGATTTTGGAAAAGACGCTTGGGCACGCCCCGTCCTTCAAGGCCTTTTTATCAAAACCGATGATGAGGGGAACGCAATAGAAATAAAAAGAATTTTTGAGGAGTCGGAACTTTGCAAAGATACGGAATAG
- a CDS encoding tetratricopeptide repeat protein, whose protein sequence is MQESAQFFNDTGVSMSMQGFHNEAIACLKKGLALEPDNSLMWLNLGLSYYAAKRQNDSKFALFQSLKYNPYEADAWDSLGLVLFETGDIDQAERAFESAIKLEPENGRVWNNYGTVLFNKENYRAARRAFESAVTLDPEMGDAVFNLRDTYLELGMNDLAERCNKILKEMDYQE, encoded by the coding sequence ATGCAAGAATCGGCTCAATTTTTTAATGATACGGGAGTAAGCATGTCTATGCAGGGCTTTCATAATGAAGCTATAGCCTGCTTAAAAAAAGGGCTTGCCCTTGAACCCGATAACAGCCTGATGTGGCTCAACCTAGGTTTGAGCTACTATGCCGCTAAAAGGCAAAACGACAGTAAGTTTGCCCTTTTTCAATCCTTAAAATACAATCCCTATGAGGCTGACGCTTGGGATTCATTAGGGCTTGTTTTATTTGAAACGGGAGACATCGATCAGGCAGAAAGAGCTTTTGAAAGCGCTATAAAACTGGAGCCCGAAAATGGAAGGGTTTGGAATAATTACGGAACGGTTTTGTTTAATAAGGAAAACTATAGGGCTGCACGGAGAGCCTTTGAATCGGCCGTTACACTTGACCCTGAAATGGGGGATGCGGTTTTTAACTTGCGTGATACCTATCTTGAATTGGGAATGAATGATTTGGCTGAAAGATGCAATAAAATTTTAAAAGAAATGGATTATCAAGAATAA
- a CDS encoding DUF6364 family protein: MKTELILKIDKNIAESMREYAVKNKKSISKLVEDFFKNSITTKTVKMPEISPLVKELTGIINESDLESISYMSYLEKKYE, encoded by the coding sequence ATGAAAACGGAATTGATCTTAAAAATAGATAAAAATATTGCCGAATCTATGAGAGAATATGCAGTGAAAAATAAAAAAAGTATTTCTAAACTTGTTGAAGATTTTTTTAAAAATTCGATAACGACTAAAACCGTCAAAATGCCGGAAATTTCTCCTCTTGTTAAAGAATTAACCGGTATTATAAATGAAAGTGATTTAGAAAGTATAAGCTATATGAGTTATTTGGAAAAAAAATATGAATAA
- a CDS encoding type II toxin-antitoxin system VapC family toxin yields the protein MNKKIFIDSDIILDIICCREPYYQYAAYVFSLSDTKKIVLYTTSLVFANVYYILRKVLGIQKAKESLRKLRLLVRVISVEEKEVDLALNSKFSDFEDALQYYTALKHNIGILLTRNVKDYKEKDIIVQTPEEFIKNMKY from the coding sequence ATGAATAAAAAAATATTTATAGATTCAGATATCATTTTGGATATTATATGCTGTCGTGAACCTTATTACCAATATGCAGCCTATGTTTTTTCATTAAGTGATACAAAAAAAATTGTTTTATATACAACTTCTCTGGTATTCGCAAATGTGTATTATATATTAAGAAAGGTTTTAGGGATACAAAAGGCAAAGGAATCATTAAGAAAATTGAGACTGTTAGTTAGAGTGATATCTGTAGAAGAAAAAGAAGTAGATTTAGCTTTAAATTCAAAATTTTCAGATTTTGAAGATGCCTTACAGTATTATACTGCGCTCAAACATAATATAGGAATCTTACTAACAAGGAATGTAAAAGATTATAAAGAGAAAGACATAATAGTACAGACTCCTGAAGAATTTATAAAAAATATGAAGTATTGA
- a CDS encoding SoxR reducing system RseC family protein produces the protein MQRYGIVTSVWTDKNNVEKINIDLDNSKTENACSIKQKDCSAVKSCATCGGCGFAGKNKEKGLLAVSGNKITALNNSGKNLKKGDFVIVEIKENQTRIQTLSSVILPVLLAFVFSLSSYLIFYTEKAVVGGLFLGLLTGTALAFLLKNKMGDRALPQVISSL, from the coding sequence TTGCAAAGATACGGAATAGTTACGTCAGTGTGGACCGATAAAAACAATGTAGAAAAGATAAACATAGATTTGGATAATTCAAAGACCGAAAACGCCTGCTCCATAAAACAAAAGGATTGCTCTGCGGTAAAAAGCTGTGCAACTTGCGGAGGATGCGGTTTTGCCGGTAAAAATAAGGAAAAGGGACTTTTAGCTGTCAGCGGAAATAAAATTACGGCCTTAAACAATAGCGGAAAAAATTTAAAAAAAGGAGACTTCGTTATTGTAGAAATTAAGGAAAACCAAACAAGGATTCAAACCCTTTCTTCTGTTATTCTTCCCGTACTTCTAGCCTTTGTTTTCAGTTTGAGCTCCTACCTTATTTTTTACACCGAAAAAGCCGTTGTAGGAGGGCTTTTTTTAGGCCTTTTAACGGGAACTGCCCTAGCCTTTTTATTAAAAAATAAAATGGGAGATAGGGCTCTGCCTCAAGTAATAAGCAGCCTATGA